The following are encoded in a window of Oncorhynchus mykiss isolate Arlee chromosome 31, USDA_OmykA_1.1, whole genome shotgun sequence genomic DNA:
- the LOC110504931 gene encoding cleavage stimulation factor subunit 2 isoform X2 produces the protein MATLAAAAVVAAAGRDPAVDRSLRSVFVGNIPYEATEEQLKDIFSEVGLVVSFRLVYDRETGKPKGYGFCEYQDQETALSAMRNLNGREFSGRALRVDNAASEKNKEELKSLGTGAPIIESPYGDNIMPDEAPESISRAVASLPPEQMFELMKQMKLCVQNSPQEARNMLLQNPQLAFALLQAQVVMRIVDPEIALKMLHRQTPVQPLVPNSQAGPVPVANQPIPPANAPVSQSQPMPGMHMNGAPQMMQPPPMGGGPGPMPGQGPVGPPGNLQHSPVGSSGQAAIERPQGPGGIPPRGLLGDGPNDPRGGTLLSVTGEVIEPSRGGGFIGAPPPHQGPPMHMNQMVGGPPLDMRPPHDMRGPPMGEPRGMMGEPRGPPMGEPRGMMGEPRGPPMGEPRGMMGEPRGPPMGESRGMMGEPRGPPMGESRGMMGEPRGPPMGEPRGMMGEPRGPPMMEQRGPPMMEPRGPPMENRGRDPRAVDPRGPVSGQRVPTAQGMQGPSPHSMNTNAPPPARPGPGVPQSGGSFSPGQSQVTSQDHEKAALIMQVLQLTPEQIAMLPPEQRQSILVLKEQILKTTGAP, from the exons ATGGCGACTTTAgcagctgctgctgttgttgctgccGCTGGCAGAGATCCCGCTGTTGACCGTTCATTGCGCTCTGTCTTTG TGGGAAACATTCCATATGAGGCCACAGAGGAGCAACTGAAAGACATTTTTTCAGAAGTCGGTCTCGTTGTCAGCTTTCG GTTGGTGTATGATAGGGAGACAGGCAAGCCGAAGGGATATGGCTTCTGTGAGTATCAGGACCAGGAGACAGCCCTCAGTGCCATGCGGAACCTGAACGGAAGAGAGTTCAGCGGCCGGGCTCTCCGTGTCGACAATGCTGCTAGTGAGAAAAACAAAGAGGAGCTCAAGA GTTTGGGGACAGGAGCCCCCATTATTGAGTCTCCCTACGGGGACAACATCATGCCAGACGAGGCTCCAGAGTCTATTAGCAGAGCTGTGGCCAGTTTGCCCCCAGAGCAGATGTTTGAGCTCATGAAACAGATGAAG CTGTGTGTGCAAAACAGTCCCCAGGAGGCCAGGAACATGCTGTTGCAGAACCCCCAGCTGGCCTTTGCTTTGCTGCAGGCCCAGGTTGTCATGAGGATCGTAGACCCTGAGATTGCCCTG AAAATGCTTCACCGTCAAACCCCAGTGCAGCCATTGGTTCCCAACAGTCAAGCTGGGCCAGTGCCAGTGGCCAACCAGCCTATTCCCCCAGCCAATGCTCCAGTCTCCCAGTCACAGCCCATG CCGGGCATGCACATGAACGGAGCTCCTCAGATGATGCAGCCCCCTCCTATGGGTGGGGGACCTGGGCCCATGCCAGGACAGGGACCAGTGGGACCACCAG GAAACCTCCAGCACTCACCCGTAGGATCATCTGGGCAGGCTGCTATCGAGCGACCTCAAG GACCAGGTGGTATCCCTCCCAGAGGCCTGCTTGGTGATGGCCCCAATGACCCCAGAGGAGGAACCCTGCTCTCTGTTACAGGAGAGGTCATCGAACCCAG TCGAGGAGGAGGCTTCATCGGGGCCCCCCCACCACACCAGGGGCCCCCCATGCACATGAACCAGATGGTTGGAGGGCCTCCTCTGGACATGAGGCCGCCCCATGACATGAGAGGACCCCCCATGG GTGAACCcagagggatgatgggagagCCCCGGGGACCCCCCATGGGTGAACCcagagggatgatgggagagCCCCGGGGACCCCCCATGGGTGAACCCAGGGGCATGATGGGAGAGCCCCGGGGACCCCCCATGGGTGAATCCAGGGGCATGATGGGAGAGCCCCGGGGACCCCCCATGGGTGAATCCAGGGGCATGATGGGAGAGCCCCGGGGACCCCCCATGGGTGAACCCAGGGGCATGATGGGAGAGCCCCGGGGACCCCCCATGATGGAACAGCGGGGACCCCCCATGATGGAGCCCAGGGGACCCCCCATGGAGAACAGAG GTCGGGACCCCCGAGCGGTGGACCCCCGTGGACCAGTGTCGGGCCAGAGGGTTCCCACTGCACAAGGAATGCAGGGCCCCTCCCCTCACTCCATGAATACTAATGCCCCTCCACCTGCCAGACCG GGTCCTGGTGTACCACAGTCCGGAGGTAGCTTCAGCCCAGGGCAAAGCCAGGTGACCTCACAGGACCATGAGAAG GCCGCCTTGATCATGCAAGTGCTGCAGCTGACCCCAGAACAGATCGCCATGCTGCCCCCAGAACAGAGGCAGAGCATTCTTGTCCTCAAAGAGCAGATCCTGAAGACCACCGGGGCACCCTGA
- the LOC110504931 gene encoding cleavage stimulation factor subunit 2 isoform X1 — translation MATLAAAAVVAAAGRDPAVDRSLRSVFVGNIPYEATEEQLKDIFSEVGLVVSFRLVYDRETGKPKGYGFCEYQDQETALSAMRNLNGREFSGRALRVDNAASEKNKEELKSLGTGAPIIESPYGDNIMPDEAPESISRAVASLPPEQMFELMKQMKLCVQNSPQEARNMLLQNPQLAFALLQAQVVMRIVDPEIALKMLHRQTPVQPLVPNSQAGPVPVANQPIPPANAPVSQSQPMPGMHMNGAPQMMQPPPMGGGPGPMPGQGPVGPPGNLQHSPVGSSGQAAIERPQGPGGIPPRGLLGDGPNDPRGGTLLSVTGEVIEPSRGGGFIGAPPPHQGPPMHMNQMVGGPPLDMRPPHDMRGPPMGEPRGMMGEPRGPPMGEPRGMMGEPRGPPMGEPRGMMGEPRGPPMGEPRGMMGEPRGPPMGESRGMMGEPRGPPMGESRGMMGEPRGPPMGEPRGMMGEPRGPPMMEQRGPPMMEPRGPPMENRGRDPRAVDPRGPVSGQRVPTAQGMQGPSPHSMNTNAPPPARPGPGVPQSGGSFSPGQSQVTSQDHEKAALIMQVLQLTPEQIAMLPPEQRQSILVLKEQILKTTGAP, via the exons ATGGCGACTTTAgcagctgctgctgttgttgctgccGCTGGCAGAGATCCCGCTGTTGACCGTTCATTGCGCTCTGTCTTTG TGGGAAACATTCCATATGAGGCCACAGAGGAGCAACTGAAAGACATTTTTTCAGAAGTCGGTCTCGTTGTCAGCTTTCG GTTGGTGTATGATAGGGAGACAGGCAAGCCGAAGGGATATGGCTTCTGTGAGTATCAGGACCAGGAGACAGCCCTCAGTGCCATGCGGAACCTGAACGGAAGAGAGTTCAGCGGCCGGGCTCTCCGTGTCGACAATGCTGCTAGTGAGAAAAACAAAGAGGAGCTCAAGA GTTTGGGGACAGGAGCCCCCATTATTGAGTCTCCCTACGGGGACAACATCATGCCAGACGAGGCTCCAGAGTCTATTAGCAGAGCTGTGGCCAGTTTGCCCCCAGAGCAGATGTTTGAGCTCATGAAACAGATGAAG CTGTGTGTGCAAAACAGTCCCCAGGAGGCCAGGAACATGCTGTTGCAGAACCCCCAGCTGGCCTTTGCTTTGCTGCAGGCCCAGGTTGTCATGAGGATCGTAGACCCTGAGATTGCCCTG AAAATGCTTCACCGTCAAACCCCAGTGCAGCCATTGGTTCCCAACAGTCAAGCTGGGCCAGTGCCAGTGGCCAACCAGCCTATTCCCCCAGCCAATGCTCCAGTCTCCCAGTCACAGCCCATG CCGGGCATGCACATGAACGGAGCTCCTCAGATGATGCAGCCCCCTCCTATGGGTGGGGGACCTGGGCCCATGCCAGGACAGGGACCAGTGGGACCACCAG GAAACCTCCAGCACTCACCCGTAGGATCATCTGGGCAGGCTGCTATCGAGCGACCTCAAG GACCAGGTGGTATCCCTCCCAGAGGCCTGCTTGGTGATGGCCCCAATGACCCCAGAGGAGGAACCCTGCTCTCTGTTACAGGAGAGGTCATCGAACCCAG TCGAGGAGGAGGCTTCATCGGGGCCCCCCCACCACACCAGGGGCCCCCCATGCACATGAACCAGATGGTTGGAGGGCCTCCTCTGGACATGAGGCCGCCCCATGACATGAGAGGACCCCCCATGGGTGAACCCAGAGGCATGATGGGAGAGCCCCGGGGACCCCCCATGGGTGAACCcagagggatgatgggagagCCCCGGGGACCCCCCATGGGTGAACCcagagggatgatgggagagCCCCGGGGACCCCCCATGGGTGAACCCAGGGGCATGATGGGAGAGCCCCGGGGACCCCCCATGGGTGAATCCAGGGGCATGATGGGAGAGCCCCGGGGACCCCCCATGGGTGAATCCAGGGGCATGATGGGAGAGCCCCGGGGACCCCCCATGGGTGAACCCAGGGGCATGATGGGAGAGCCCCGGGGACCCCCCATGATGGAACAGCGGGGACCCCCCATGATGGAGCCCAGGGGACCCCCCATGGAGAACAGAG GTCGGGACCCCCGAGCGGTGGACCCCCGTGGACCAGTGTCGGGCCAGAGGGTTCCCACTGCACAAGGAATGCAGGGCCCCTCCCCTCACTCCATGAATACTAATGCCCCTCCACCTGCCAGACCG GGTCCTGGTGTACCACAGTCCGGAGGTAGCTTCAGCCCAGGGCAAAGCCAGGTGACCTCACAGGACCATGAGAAG GCCGCCTTGATCATGCAAGTGCTGCAGCTGACCCCAGAACAGATCGCCATGCTGCCCCCAGAACAGAGGCAGAGCATTCTTGTCCTCAAAGAGCAGATCCTGAAGACCACCGGGGCACCCTGA
- the LOC110504931 gene encoding cleavage stimulation factor subunit 2 isoform X3, which yields MATLAAAAVVAAAGRDPAVDRSLRSVFVGNIPYEATEEQLKDIFSEVGLVVSFRLVYDRETGKPKGYGFCEYQDQETALSAMRNLNGREFSGRALRVDNAASEKNKEELKSLGTGAPIIESPYGDNIMPDEAPESISRAVASLPPEQMFELMKQMKLCVQNSPQEARNMLLQNPQLAFALLQAQVVMRIVDPEIALKMLHRQTPVQPLVPNSQAGPVPVANQPIPPANAPVSQSQPMPGMHMNGAPQMMQPPPMGGGPGPMPGQGPVGPPGPGGIPPRGLLGDGPNDPRGGTLLSVTGEVIEPSRGGGFIGAPPPHQGPPMHMNQMVGGPPLDMRPPHDMRGPPMGEPRGMMGEPRGPPMGEPRGMMGEPRGPPMGEPRGMMGEPRGPPMGEPRGMMGEPRGPPMGESRGMMGEPRGPPMGESRGMMGEPRGPPMGEPRGMMGEPRGPPMMEQRGPPMMEPRGPPMENRGRDPRAVDPRGPVSGQRVPTAQGMQGPSPHSMNTNAPPPARPGPGVPQSGGSFSPGQSQVTSQDHEKAALIMQVLQLTPEQIAMLPPEQRQSILVLKEQILKTTGAP from the exons ATGGCGACTTTAgcagctgctgctgttgttgctgccGCTGGCAGAGATCCCGCTGTTGACCGTTCATTGCGCTCTGTCTTTG TGGGAAACATTCCATATGAGGCCACAGAGGAGCAACTGAAAGACATTTTTTCAGAAGTCGGTCTCGTTGTCAGCTTTCG GTTGGTGTATGATAGGGAGACAGGCAAGCCGAAGGGATATGGCTTCTGTGAGTATCAGGACCAGGAGACAGCCCTCAGTGCCATGCGGAACCTGAACGGAAGAGAGTTCAGCGGCCGGGCTCTCCGTGTCGACAATGCTGCTAGTGAGAAAAACAAAGAGGAGCTCAAGA GTTTGGGGACAGGAGCCCCCATTATTGAGTCTCCCTACGGGGACAACATCATGCCAGACGAGGCTCCAGAGTCTATTAGCAGAGCTGTGGCCAGTTTGCCCCCAGAGCAGATGTTTGAGCTCATGAAACAGATGAAG CTGTGTGTGCAAAACAGTCCCCAGGAGGCCAGGAACATGCTGTTGCAGAACCCCCAGCTGGCCTTTGCTTTGCTGCAGGCCCAGGTTGTCATGAGGATCGTAGACCCTGAGATTGCCCTG AAAATGCTTCACCGTCAAACCCCAGTGCAGCCATTGGTTCCCAACAGTCAAGCTGGGCCAGTGCCAGTGGCCAACCAGCCTATTCCCCCAGCCAATGCTCCAGTCTCCCAGTCACAGCCCATG CCGGGCATGCACATGAACGGAGCTCCTCAGATGATGCAGCCCCCTCCTATGGGTGGGGGACCTGGGCCCATGCCAGGACAGGGACCAGTGGGACCACCAG GACCAGGTGGTATCCCTCCCAGAGGCCTGCTTGGTGATGGCCCCAATGACCCCAGAGGAGGAACCCTGCTCTCTGTTACAGGAGAGGTCATCGAACCCAG TCGAGGAGGAGGCTTCATCGGGGCCCCCCCACCACACCAGGGGCCCCCCATGCACATGAACCAGATGGTTGGAGGGCCTCCTCTGGACATGAGGCCGCCCCATGACATGAGAGGACCCCCCATGGGTGAACCCAGAGGCATGATGGGAGAGCCCCGGGGACCCCCCATGGGTGAACCcagagggatgatgggagagCCCCGGGGACCCCCCATGGGTGAACCcagagggatgatgggagagCCCCGGGGACCCCCCATGGGTGAACCCAGGGGCATGATGGGAGAGCCCCGGGGACCCCCCATGGGTGAATCCAGGGGCATGATGGGAGAGCCCCGGGGACCCCCCATGGGTGAATCCAGGGGCATGATGGGAGAGCCCCGGGGACCCCCCATGGGTGAACCCAGGGGCATGATGGGAGAGCCCCGGGGACCCCCCATGATGGAACAGCGGGGACCCCCCATGATGGAGCCCAGGGGACCCCCCATGGAGAACAGAG GTCGGGACCCCCGAGCGGTGGACCCCCGTGGACCAGTGTCGGGCCAGAGGGTTCCCACTGCACAAGGAATGCAGGGCCCCTCCCCTCACTCCATGAATACTAATGCCCCTCCACCTGCCAGACCG GGTCCTGGTGTACCACAGTCCGGAGGTAGCTTCAGCCCAGGGCAAAGCCAGGTGACCTCACAGGACCATGAGAAG GCCGCCTTGATCATGCAAGTGCTGCAGCTGACCCCAGAACAGATCGCCATGCTGCCCCCAGAACAGAGGCAGAGCATTCTTGTCCTCAAAGAGCAGATCCTGAAGACCACCGGGGCACCCTGA